From the Luteolibacter arcticus genome, one window contains:
- a CDS encoding PSD1 and planctomycete cytochrome C domain-containing protein has product MKALLPICSIPLFAFPSGLRAEDSAPVDFSKDVRPILSNRCFKCHGPDEGTRKGGLRLDLRDSAIGKGESGHLAIVPHKPDESELIKRLVSTDPDEIMPPASAKMEMPESEREVLRRWIAQGAEYKDHWAFVAPVKAPLPAGDSQHPIDQLVGKRLAAENMTPSPEAGQYQLIRRVSFDLTGLPPSQEETRAFINDTTPGAYDRLVDRLLASPAYGERWARRWMDLARYADTNGYEKDRERSIWPWRDWVIRSLNDDMPFDQFTIRQLAGDMLPGATPDDVIATGFHRNTMVNEEGGIDPLEFRYHAMTDRVATTGTTWLGMTVGCAQCHTHKYDPILHTEYFQLMAFMNNTEEIRYELPDPTLAGRQAARDQQVADLIAGLPSKWPASPPPAATLSSVTSESGEPAKILPDQSALFAGPGANKDTYTLFFDAKDGAVDRIRLDALADPGIVSGGPGRTSHGNFVLSEIQVFTRTRATGSEWQPVELATASAAVEQTGYPVAAAIDGKLETGWAVQKDGAPLKADKDATFTFKAPVATNHTPHFMVKLVQAHGSSHTIGRVRLAVSGPDDDNKRDNKEAVRDAYDAWLERTRATTVPWTLLEPVKMDSNEPVLTLEKDKSVFVSGDTTKDDRFVLTFKDVPAGASAIRLEALTDKRLPAYGPGKTYYEGPSGDFLLYDIIVKADGRELKVATASASNAGSGGNPLLAIDEDDLTGWGPAGRFGEDCQAVFNLAEPLPAARELTVELRMGRHYAATLGKFRLAATTSDFAKAPAQLLPLELEEVLASDNVSKIASQRPALFRYFLLNAPELTSHTNPIRELLKPLSSTPTLAMAERDPQHPRKTFRHNRGEFTQPAEAVSPDVPAFLPPMDPKQPKNRLGFARWLVSRSHPLTARVAVNRQWQAFFGTGLVKTLDDFGFQGEMPSNQELLDWLAVDFMDNGWSMKKLHRQIVTSATYKQSSKVTPELLEKDPQNRLLARGPRVRVEGEMVRDLALSAAGLLSNKMYGPPIRPPQPNSVTEAAYGGMSWNVSQGEDRYRRGLYIFAKRSAPFASSITFDAPTGEACIARREMANTPLQSLVLLNDEVFFEAAQVLGKKVAALSTTPAEKATYIFERCLIRPPEPGEVDMLVTFYNSQLERLKKGELKTGELMPAGSTDDEAAWMTVARILLNLDETITRN; this is encoded by the coding sequence TTGAAAGCCCTTCTACCCATCTGCTCGATCCCGCTGTTTGCCTTTCCCTCCGGCCTCCGGGCCGAGGACTCGGCACCGGTGGATTTCAGCAAGGATGTCCGGCCCATTCTTTCGAACCGCTGCTTCAAGTGCCACGGCCCGGACGAAGGAACCCGCAAGGGCGGCCTGCGTCTCGATCTCCGAGACTCCGCCATCGGCAAGGGCGAGTCCGGTCACCTCGCCATCGTCCCGCACAAGCCCGACGAGAGCGAACTCATCAAGCGTCTCGTCTCCACCGATCCCGACGAGATCATGCCGCCCGCGAGCGCCAAGATGGAGATGCCGGAGAGCGAGCGCGAGGTGCTCCGCCGGTGGATCGCCCAAGGTGCGGAATACAAGGATCACTGGGCCTTCGTGGCACCGGTTAAAGCACCGCTCCCCGCCGGTGACTCGCAGCATCCGATCGATCAACTCGTCGGGAAGCGCCTCGCAGCGGAGAACATGACACCTTCTCCGGAGGCCGGGCAATACCAGCTCATCCGCCGCGTGTCCTTCGACCTCACCGGACTGCCACCGTCGCAGGAAGAGACCCGCGCCTTCATCAATGACACCACCCCGGGCGCGTATGACCGGCTGGTGGATCGATTGCTCGCCTCACCCGCCTATGGCGAGCGCTGGGCACGCCGCTGGATGGACCTTGCGCGGTATGCCGATACGAATGGCTACGAGAAGGACCGCGAACGCAGCATATGGCCGTGGCGCGATTGGGTCATCCGGTCGCTCAATGACGACATGCCGTTCGATCAGTTCACGATCCGGCAACTCGCCGGTGACATGCTGCCGGGGGCCACTCCCGACGACGTGATCGCCACCGGCTTCCACCGGAATACGATGGTCAACGAAGAGGGCGGCATCGATCCGCTCGAGTTCCGCTACCACGCGATGACAGACCGCGTCGCCACCACCGGCACCACTTGGCTGGGCATGACGGTTGGCTGCGCGCAGTGCCACACCCACAAGTACGACCCCATCCTGCACACGGAGTACTTCCAGTTGATGGCCTTCATGAACAATACGGAGGAGATTCGATATGAACTCCCCGATCCCACCCTGGCCGGACGCCAGGCCGCCCGCGACCAGCAGGTGGCCGACCTCATCGCAGGGCTACCGTCCAAGTGGCCCGCGTCCCCGCCGCCCGCAGCCACACTTTCCTCCGTCACCAGCGAGTCCGGAGAGCCGGCGAAGATCCTGCCGGATCAATCCGCGCTCTTCGCCGGGCCCGGAGCGAACAAGGACACCTACACCCTTTTCTTCGATGCGAAGGACGGCGCGGTCGATCGCATCCGGCTCGATGCCCTCGCCGATCCAGGGATCGTCTCCGGCGGCCCGGGACGGACGTCTCACGGAAACTTTGTCCTCAGCGAGATCCAGGTCTTCACCCGCACGAGGGCCACCGGCTCGGAGTGGCAACCCGTCGAGCTGGCCACCGCCAGCGCTGCTGTCGAGCAGACGGGCTACCCGGTCGCCGCGGCGATCGATGGCAAGCTGGAAACCGGTTGGGCCGTTCAGAAGGACGGTGCGCCGCTCAAGGCGGACAAGGACGCCACCTTCACCTTCAAGGCTCCCGTCGCCACCAACCACACGCCGCATTTCATGGTGAAGCTGGTCCAGGCCCACGGCAGTTCGCACACCATCGGTCGCGTCCGCCTCGCCGTGAGCGGACCGGACGACGACAACAAGCGCGACAACAAGGAAGCTGTTAGAGACGCCTACGATGCATGGTTGGAGCGGACCCGTGCCACCACCGTGCCATGGACCCTGCTGGAGCCGGTGAAGATGGACTCGAATGAGCCCGTGCTGACGCTGGAGAAAGACAAGTCCGTCTTCGTCTCCGGCGATACCACGAAGGACGATCGCTTCGTCCTCACCTTCAAGGATGTCCCCGCGGGAGCATCGGCCATCCGGTTGGAGGCGCTGACCGACAAGCGCCTGCCTGCCTACGGACCCGGCAAGACCTACTACGAAGGCCCGAGCGGCGACTTCCTACTCTACGACATCATCGTGAAGGCGGATGGTCGCGAGCTGAAGGTGGCCACCGCGAGCGCTAGCAATGCGGGCAGCGGCGGCAATCCGCTGCTCGCCATCGATGAAGATGATCTCACCGGCTGGGGCCCCGCCGGGCGCTTCGGCGAGGATTGCCAGGCCGTCTTCAATCTGGCCGAGCCCTTGCCCGCCGCCCGCGAGCTGACAGTGGAGCTGCGGATGGGCCGGCACTACGCCGCCACCCTCGGGAAATTCCGCCTCGCCGCCACCACCAGTGATTTCGCGAAAGCACCGGCCCAACTCCTGCCGCTGGAGTTGGAGGAAGTCCTCGCCAGTGACAATGTCAGCAAGATCGCCAGCCAGCGCCCGGCTCTCTTCCGCTACTTCCTCCTGAATGCCCCGGAGCTGACGAGCCACACCAACCCCATCCGCGAGCTACTCAAGCCGCTTTCGTCCACGCCCACCCTCGCGATGGCGGAGCGGGATCCGCAGCACCCGCGGAAAACCTTCCGTCACAATCGCGGCGAGTTCACGCAGCCCGCGGAAGCCGTCTCGCCGGACGTCCCCGCCTTCCTGCCGCCGATGGATCCGAAGCAGCCGAAGAACCGCCTCGGCTTCGCCCGCTGGCTGGTCTCGCGCAGCCATCCGCTCACCGCACGCGTCGCCGTGAATCGCCAGTGGCAGGCCTTCTTCGGCACCGGACTCGTGAAGACGCTCGATGACTTCGGCTTCCAAGGCGAGATGCCGAGCAATCAGGAACTGCTCGATTGGCTCGCCGTGGACTTCATGGACAATGGCTGGTCGATGAAGAAGCTCCATCGCCAGATCGTCACCAGCGCCACTTACAAGCAGAGCTCGAAAGTTACACCCGAGTTGTTAGAAAAGGATCCGCAGAACCGCCTGCTCGCCCGCGGCCCGCGCGTCCGCGTGGAAGGCGAGATGGTCCGCGACCTCGCGCTCAGCGCCGCCGGCCTGCTGTCTAACAAGATGTATGGCCCGCCGATCCGGCCACCGCAGCCGAACAGCGTGACGGAGGCCGCCTATGGCGGGATGTCTTGGAACGTCAGCCAGGGAGAGGATCGCTATCGCCGCGGCCTCTACATCTTCGCGAAGCGCTCCGCGCCCTTCGCTTCCTCCATCACCTTCGACGCGCCCACCGGGGAAGCCTGCATCGCCCGCCGCGAGATGGCGAATACCCCGCTGCAATCGCTGGTGCTTCTCAATGACGAGGTTTTCTTCGAAGCCGCCCAAGTGCTCGGCAAGAAAGTCGCGGCCCTCTCCACCACGCCTGCGGAGAAAGCCACCTACATCTTCGAGCGTTGCCTGATCCGTCCGCCAGAGCCCGGCGAAGTCGACATGCTCGTCACCTTCTACAACAGCCAGCTTGAACGGCTGAAGAAGGGCGAGCTCAAGACCGGCGAACTGATGCCCGCCGGCTCCACCGACGATGAAGCCGCATGGATGACGGTCGCCCGCATCCTCCTCAATCTCGACGAAACCATCACCCGGAACTGA